The following proteins come from a genomic window of Kitasatospora sp. NBC_01246:
- the tadA gene encoding tRNA adenosine(34) deaminase TadA, translating to MPSASTRQIAPLPAPVRPDPVRDRWAAPMRLAIAEAALAPATGDVPVGALVLGPDGEVIGRGHNAREAVGDPTAHAEVVAVREAAAALGEWRLVGCTLVVTLEPCTMCAGALVLSRIDRVVYGALDEKAGAAGSLFDVMRDRRLNHRPEVIPGVLADECGEQLRAFFENHR from the coding sequence ATGCCGTCCGCGTCCACCCGCCAGATAGCCCCGCTCCCCGCCCCCGTCCGCCCCGACCCGGTCCGCGACCGCTGGGCGGCGCCGATGCGCCTCGCCATCGCCGAGGCCGCCCTGGCGCCGGCCACCGGGGACGTCCCGGTCGGGGCGCTCGTCCTGGGCCCGGACGGCGAGGTGATCGGACGCGGCCACAACGCGCGCGAGGCGGTCGGCGACCCGACCGCCCACGCCGAGGTGGTCGCCGTCCGGGAGGCCGCAGCCGCGCTCGGGGAGTGGCGGCTCGTCGGCTGCACCCTCGTCGTCACCCTGGAGCCCTGCACCATGTGCGCGGGCGCCCTCGTGCTCTCCCGGATCGACCGGGTGGTCTACGGCGCCCTCGACGAGAAGGCCGGCGCCGCCGGCTCGCTCTTCGACGTGATGCGCGACCGCCGGCTCAACCACCGCCCCGAGGTGATCCCGGGCGTCCTCGCCGACGAGTGCGGCGAGCAGCTCCGCGCGTTCTTCGAGAACCACCGCTGA
- a CDS encoding Dabb family protein: MIRHLVLFKLNEGVSKDDERALAGAEAFEALGPVIPELREWECGWNTTERDIAHDYAINSLVEDRAALQAYLTHPAHQAAAGQWREFATWVIADIEV, encoded by the coding sequence GTGATCCGGCACCTGGTCCTGTTCAAGCTCAACGAAGGCGTCAGCAAGGACGACGAGCGGGCGCTCGCCGGCGCCGAGGCCTTCGAGGCGCTCGGCCCGGTCATCCCCGAGCTGCGCGAGTGGGAGTGCGGCTGGAACACCACCGAGCGCGACATCGCCCACGACTACGCGATCAACAGCCTGGTCGAGGACCGTGCGGCGCTGCAGGCCTACCTCACCCACCCGGCCCACCAGGCCGCGGCCGGTCAGTGGCGGGAGTTCGCCACCTGGGTGATCGCCGACATCGAGGTCTGA
- a CDS encoding RNA polymerase sigma factor SigF translates to MQAPAQAPAPAQAQAQAQAQAAAPDAGRPAPPPGDEVLATVIGPAGELRPDGLRGPGGRPVVDVRTLTRVLFERLAELPPDAPERERVRAALIEVNIPLVRYAATRFRSRSEPMEDVVQVGTIGLINAIDRFDPNRGVQFPTYALPTILGEIKRYFRDNVRTMHVPRRLQELWVQVSGAMEELTVVHGRAPKVPEIAASLRIPEEDVRACLDAGRAYNAASLEAAQEHEGGLALLDRLGYEDSALAEVEHRDMVRHLLVQLPERERRIVMLRFFANLTQSQISTELGMSQMHVSRLLSRILTRLRTGNSWED, encoded by the coding sequence ATGCAGGCCCCGGCCCAGGCCCCGGCCCCGGCGCAGGCGCAGGCGCAGGCGCAGGCGCAGGCCGCCGCACCGGACGCCGGTCGCCCGGCGCCCCCGCCCGGGGACGAGGTCCTGGCCACCGTCATCGGCCCGGCCGGCGAGCTCCGCCCGGACGGCCTGCGCGGCCCCGGCGGCCGCCCGGTGGTGGACGTCCGGACGCTCACCCGGGTGCTGTTCGAGCGGCTCGCCGAACTGCCCCCGGACGCCCCCGAGCGGGAGCGGGTCCGGGCGGCGCTGATCGAGGTCAACATCCCGCTGGTGCGCTACGCGGCCACCCGCTTCCGCAGCCGCAGCGAGCCGATGGAGGACGTCGTCCAGGTCGGCACGATCGGCCTGATCAACGCGATCGACCGGTTCGACCCGAACCGCGGCGTGCAGTTCCCGACCTACGCGCTGCCGACCATCCTGGGCGAGATCAAGCGCTACTTCCGCGACAACGTCCGCACCATGCACGTCCCGCGCCGGCTCCAGGAGCTCTGGGTCCAGGTCAGCGGCGCGATGGAGGAGCTGACGGTGGTGCACGGACGGGCCCCCAAGGTGCCCGAGATCGCCGCCAGCCTGCGCATCCCGGAGGAGGACGTCCGGGCCTGCCTGGACGCCGGCCGGGCCTACAACGCGGCCTCCCTGGAGGCGGCCCAGGAGCACGAGGGCGGGCTCGCCCTGCTGGACCGGCTCGGCTACGAGGACTCGGCGCTGGCCGAGGTCGAGCACCGGGACATGGTCCGCCACCTGCTGGTCCAGCTGCCCGAGCGGGAGCGGCGGATCGTCATGCTGCGGTTCTTCGCCAATCTGACGCAGTCCCAGATCAGCACCGAGCTGGGAATGTCGCAGATGCACGTCTCGCGCCTGCTCTCGCGGATCCTGACCAGGCTTCGGACCGGCAATTCCTGGGAAGACTGA
- a CDS encoding RNA polymerase sigma factor SigF, whose product MSGDLGTAEIHAGQAHGTAVAVDRIPLQRGPDAPSVAEIDPAEAAAAAPQAPPGPGLDTRTLSRSLFQRLAALEADSAEHTYVRDTLIELNLPLVRYASARFRSRNEPMEDIVQVGTIGLIKAIDRFDPNRGVEFPTFAMPTVVGEIKRFFRDTSWSVRVPRRLQELRLALTKAGDDLAQKLDRSPTVAELAVCLGVSEEDVVEGLAVGNAYTASSLDSSPGEEDGDGPLAERLGYEDLALEGVEYRESLKPLLAKLPPRERRIIMLRFFGNLTQSQIGEEIGISQMHVSRLLTRTLTQLREGLISEG is encoded by the coding sequence ATGTCCGGAGACCTGGGCACTGCGGAGATCCACGCTGGTCAGGCCCATGGCACCGCGGTCGCCGTCGACCGGATCCCGCTCCAGCGGGGCCCGGACGCACCGTCCGTCGCCGAGATCGACCCCGCGGAGGCCGCCGCCGCCGCGCCGCAGGCGCCGCCGGGCCCCGGGCTGGACACCCGGACGCTCTCGCGCTCGCTCTTCCAGCGGCTCGCCGCCCTGGAGGCCGACAGCGCCGAGCACACCTACGTCCGTGACACCCTGATCGAGCTCAACCTGCCGCTGGTCCGGTACGCCTCCGCGCGCTTCCGCAGCCGCAACGAGCCGATGGAGGACATCGTCCAGGTCGGCACGATCGGCCTGATCAAGGCGATCGACCGGTTCGACCCGAACCGCGGGGTGGAGTTCCCCACCTTCGCGATGCCGACGGTGGTCGGCGAGATCAAGCGCTTCTTCCGGGACACCAGCTGGTCGGTCCGGGTGCCCCGGCGACTGCAGGAGCTGCGGCTGGCGCTCACCAAGGCCGGTGACGACCTGGCCCAGAAGCTGGACCGCTCCCCCACCGTCGCCGAGCTGGCCGTCTGCCTCGGCGTCAGCGAGGAGGACGTGGTCGAGGGGCTCGCGGTGGGCAACGCCTACACCGCCAGCTCCCTGGACTCCAGCCCCGGCGAGGAGGACGGCGACGGCCCGCTGGCCGAGCGGCTCGGCTACGAGGACCTCGCGCTGGAAGGCGTGGAGTACCGCGAGTCGCTGAAGCCGCTGCTGGCCAAGCTCCCGCCGCGCGAGCGCCGGATCATCATGCTGCGGTTCTTCGGCAACCTCACCCAGTCGCAGATCGGCGAGGAGATCGGCATCTCCCAGATGCACGTCTCCCGACTGCTGACCAGGACCCTCACACAGCTGCGCGAGGGCCTGATCAGCGAGGGGTGA
- a CDS encoding tyrosine-protein phosphatase, with product MTEQQTETAAIEALRNAVGTSVEGDRDGAREEVLEPAPEAAQQARSLGLRGAVNARDLGGYRTADGRVLKHGAVLRSDGLNRLTDEDLDLLAALGLRQVVDLRSLDEVREAGPDRVRGLPVAVIAAAELSAAPITVERTAPDGVTLHHLPVFAADFDIYVALRDALADRSPEKQRALLGDGRAAAMMTGLYRWFVTDPVARERFATVLRLLAAPDGAPLLFHCSAGKDRTGWTAAVLLTALGVDRETVFADYLLTNERSAAIVETIVDSFGTRGLMQEPELLLPVFRAERDYLEAAFEEVEAGWPDFASFWRDGLGLDDAVLAGLRANLLVP from the coding sequence GTGACCGAGCAGCAGACCGAGACCGCCGCAATCGAGGCCCTGCGGAATGCCGTGGGGACGTCGGTGGAGGGCGACCGGGACGGTGCCCGGGAAGAGGTCCTGGAGCCCGCTCCGGAAGCCGCCCAGCAGGCCCGGAGCCTCGGCCTGCGGGGCGCCGTCAACGCCCGCGATCTCGGTGGCTACCGGACGGCCGACGGACGGGTGCTGAAGCACGGCGCCGTGCTGCGCAGCGACGGCCTCAACCGCCTCACCGACGAGGACCTCGACCTGCTCGCGGCGCTCGGCCTGCGCCAGGTCGTCGACCTCCGCAGCCTCGACGAGGTCCGCGAGGCCGGCCCCGACCGGGTCCGCGGCCTGCCGGTGGCCGTGATCGCGGCCGCTGAGCTGTCCGCCGCGCCCATCACCGTCGAGCGCACCGCCCCGGACGGCGTGACCCTGCACCACCTGCCGGTCTTCGCCGCGGATTTCGACATCTACGTCGCGTTGCGCGACGCCCTGGCCGACCGCAGCCCGGAGAAGCAGCGCGCCCTGCTCGGTGACGGCCGGGCCGCCGCGATGATGACCGGCCTCTACCGGTGGTTCGTGACCGACCCGGTGGCCCGCGAGCGGTTCGCCACCGTGCTGCGCCTGCTGGCCGCGCCGGACGGCGCGCCGCTGCTGTTCCACTGTTCGGCCGGCAAGGACCGCACCGGGTGGACGGCGGCCGTCCTGCTCACCGCCCTCGGGGTGGACCGCGAGACGGTCTTCGCCGACTACCTGCTCACCAACGAGCGCTCCGCCGCGATCGTCGAGACCATCGTGGACAGCTTCGGCACCCGCGGCCTGATGCAGGAGCCGGAGCTGCTGCTCCCGGTGTTCCGGGCGGAGCGTGACTACCTGGAGGCGGCCTTCGAGGAGGTCGAGGCCGGCTGGCCCGACTTCGCGTCGTTCTGGCGGGACGGCCTGGGCCTGGACGACGCCGTGCTGGCGGGCCTGCGGGCCAACCTGCTCGTACCCTGA